In Arthrobacter sp. B3I4, the following proteins share a genomic window:
- a CDS encoding TIGR01777 family oxidoreductase, producing MRILVAGASGLIGTAITSTLRGSGHDVVSLVRRPPASPAEFQWDPAAGRIDDAALRGAGAVINLSGAGIGDRPWTQDRIKELSTSRLGPTTTLVAAMGRMDSPPPVFLSQSASGYYGDAGQQVLREDAPAGDGILARICTDWEAAAQQAPAGVRVVTPRTGVVLSRSGGALGRLLPLLRLGVGGPLGNGRQYWPWVTLPDVAGAFEFLLTAPLAGPVNLCAPESADVKTLITGLAAALHRPALLPVPAPVLRLVMGQLANELLLASQRMEPAALAGAGFQWQHPSLAAAAGWLASGR from the coding sequence ATGCGAATCCTTGTAGCCGGTGCCTCCGGGCTGATCGGAACGGCCATTACCAGCACGCTGCGCGGCAGCGGCCACGACGTCGTCAGCCTGGTCCGGCGGCCCCCCGCTTCGCCGGCAGAGTTCCAGTGGGATCCCGCCGCCGGCCGGATCGACGACGCCGCCCTCCGGGGCGCCGGCGCGGTCATCAACCTTTCCGGCGCCGGCATCGGCGACCGGCCGTGGACACAGGACCGGATCAAGGAACTGAGCACTTCGCGGCTGGGCCCGACCACGACCCTCGTGGCGGCGATGGGCCGGATGGACAGCCCGCCGCCGGTCTTCCTGAGCCAGTCCGCCTCGGGGTACTACGGCGACGCCGGACAGCAGGTCCTGCGGGAGGACGCCCCCGCCGGTGACGGCATCCTGGCCCGGATCTGCACGGACTGGGAGGCTGCCGCGCAGCAGGCACCGGCGGGCGTCCGGGTGGTCACGCCGCGCACCGGCGTGGTCCTGAGCCGCAGCGGCGGCGCGCTGGGCAGGCTACTCCCGCTGCTGCGTCTGGGGGTCGGCGGGCCGCTGGGCAACGGGCGGCAGTACTGGCCGTGGGTCACCCTGCCGGACGTGGCCGGCGCCTTCGAGTTCCTGCTCACCGCACCTCTGGCCGGGCCGGTCAACCTTTGCGCCCCGGAAAGCGCGGACGTCAAAACGTTGATCACCGGGCTGGCGGCAGCCCTCCACCGGCCCGCCCTGCTGCCCGTCCCCGCGCCGGTCCTGCGCCTGGTGATGGGCCAGCTGGCCAATGAATTGCTGCTGGCGAGCCAGCGGATGGAGCCTGCGGCGCTGGCGGGAGCTGGTTTCCAGTGGCAGCATCCCTCGCTGGCCGCCGCCGCAGGCTGGCTGGCTTCCGGCCGCTAG
- a CDS encoding serine/threonine-protein kinase, translating to MDDFELPALTEPAPPDPAPPDPATPPQVDGYDVGRLLGRGSSAAVWLATDRRTLRQVALKYFTVDEPDVVPPSSWGGEEAVRREVRILSALDHEHLVKAHAVVRARQATSDGEARDGLALVLDYAAGGSLAGLVAVRGRLSPGEVVTVLTPIAQVLAYLHGQGFTHGDVAPGNVVFTAQGKPLLTDLGVGRMLADPQDPLCAGTEGFRDPAPVDAVRAGLQPEADVYSAAALGWFCLTGTAPEPGPERPPLPLLVPGVPPALAEVLEAGLRTERRQRPSAAELAAAVFRSAPAAPLDLSVSVHPTVLPELLTRRSLPVTGRDRRLARLQDWRRRLAFSEARLRSRLWLRSGSAVPVRRAGPEFAGGGVAGARHAARRRASGQGRASGRGRHRTGWRRAAGVLVLAVLATAALLEAPLVFGPTGGPAARPTAGPGGAETSNPATSTPGSVAPTSGAASALPADLESLLASPRPEDAARGLAALRSYALGTGKLGLLAEVTVPASPAAAADAGIAARLASTGHVLEGFETRVSVGAPQPGSTPDRAVLPVSVVSPSYRERDGVGTVVAEADAVEEQRLRLVLVPVDGKWRLQEILPGTGG from the coding sequence ATGGACGATTTCGAGCTGCCTGCCCTAACGGAACCAGCCCCGCCGGACCCAGCACCACCGGACCCAGCCACGCCACCGCAGGTTGACGGGTACGACGTCGGGCGGCTGCTGGGACGCGGCAGCAGCGCCGCCGTCTGGCTCGCCACCGACCGCAGGACGCTGCGGCAGGTGGCGCTGAAGTACTTCACTGTCGATGAACCGGACGTTGTTCCGCCGTCGTCGTGGGGTGGAGAGGAAGCCGTGCGGCGAGAGGTTCGGATCCTCTCCGCCCTCGACCACGAGCACCTGGTCAAGGCGCACGCCGTGGTGCGGGCGCGCCAGGCAACCAGCGACGGGGAAGCCAGGGACGGGCTGGCGCTGGTGCTCGATTACGCCGCCGGGGGATCGCTGGCTGGGCTCGTCGCGGTGCGGGGGCGACTCAGCCCGGGGGAGGTCGTTACCGTGCTGACGCCCATTGCGCAGGTCCTGGCTTATTTGCACGGGCAGGGCTTCACGCATGGCGACGTGGCACCGGGCAACGTGGTGTTCACTGCGCAGGGCAAGCCGTTGCTGACCGACCTGGGGGTGGGCCGGATGCTGGCGGACCCGCAGGATCCGTTGTGCGCCGGGACGGAGGGGTTCCGTGACCCCGCCCCGGTGGATGCAGTGCGGGCAGGGCTGCAACCCGAAGCCGATGTTTACTCCGCAGCGGCGCTGGGATGGTTCTGCCTCACCGGCACGGCTCCGGAACCTGGACCTGAACGGCCGCCCCTGCCGCTGCTGGTGCCGGGGGTCCCGCCGGCGCTGGCCGAAGTTCTGGAGGCCGGACTGCGCACGGAGCGGCGGCAGCGGCCCTCAGCTGCGGAGCTGGCCGCCGCGGTGTTCCGCAGCGCACCGGCGGCCCCGCTGGACCTGTCGGTCTCGGTGCATCCGACTGTGCTGCCTGAACTGTTAACCCGCCGCTCGCTGCCCGTGACCGGCCGGGATCGCCGGTTGGCCCGCCTGCAGGACTGGCGGCGGCGACTGGCGTTCTCCGAGGCGCGGCTTCGCTCGCGCTTGTGGCTTCGCTCCGGATCGGCGGTTCCGGTCCGTCGAGCCGGGCCCGAATTTGCGGGTGGAGGGGTGGCCGGGGCGCGGCATGCGGCCCGGCGCCGCGCTTCCGGCCAAGGCCGCGCTTCCGGCCGGGGCCGTCACCGGACAGGCTGGCGCAGGGCGGCCGGAGTGCTGGTACTGGCCGTGCTCGCCACCGCGGCACTCCTCGAGGCGCCGCTGGTGTTCGGCCCCACCGGCGGACCGGCCGCCCGGCCCACAGCCGGTCCGGGCGGCGCGGAGACCTCGAACCCCGCGACCTCGACGCCGGGGTCCGTGGCACCAACCTCCGGTGCGGCGTCGGCCCTCCCGGCTGACCTGGAGTCCCTGCTGGCCTCGCCCCGGCCGGAAGACGCGGCCCGCGGGCTCGCCGCCCTCCGCTCCTATGCCCTCGGCACGGGAAAACTCGGCCTGTTAGCGGAGGTCACGGTCCCGGCCTCGCCGGCGGCGGCTGCCGACGCCGGGATTGCCGCGCGGCTGGCATCCACCGGCCACGTGCTGGAAGGTTTCGAAACCCGGGTGTCGGTGGGGGCGCCGCAGCCCGGGAGCACCCCCGACCGGGCTGTGCTTCCGGTCAGCGTGGTTTCCCCCTCATACCGGGAACGCGACGGGGTGGGAACCGTGGTCGCTGAGGCCGACGCCGTTGAGGAGCAGCGGCTCCGCCTGGTACTGGTGCCGGTGGACGGCAAATGGCGGCTTCAGGAGATCCTTCCAGGGACCGGCGGGTGA
- the lipB gene encoding lipoyl(octanoyl) transferase LipB produces MTLEFSQLGLAPDFVDYTRGWDIQRDLHEKVVAGTAPSTVLLLEHAAVYTAGKRTEDHERPFDGTPVVPVDRGGKLTWHGPGQLVGYPIIKLKNPAGIRDYVERLEAVMIAVLADYGIEAVRIQGRAGVWIDQDEKGPARKIAAIGIRVHEGVTMHGFAINCNNDLAPYGQIIACGITDAGVTTIAQETGRDVTPADLVSRIIEELRNNEEALVATHEGAPL; encoded by the coding sequence ATGACTCTTGAGTTCTCCCAGCTGGGTCTCGCTCCCGACTTCGTCGACTACACCCGCGGCTGGGACATCCAGCGCGACCTGCACGAGAAGGTTGTCGCCGGGACCGCCCCCAGCACTGTCCTGCTGCTCGAACACGCCGCGGTGTATACCGCCGGCAAACGCACCGAGGACCATGAACGCCCCTTCGACGGGACACCGGTGGTGCCGGTGGACCGCGGCGGGAAGCTGACCTGGCACGGGCCGGGACAGCTCGTGGGTTACCCGATCATCAAGCTGAAGAACCCGGCGGGCATCCGCGACTACGTCGAGCGCCTCGAAGCGGTCATGATCGCCGTGCTGGCCGACTACGGCATCGAGGCCGTACGGATCCAGGGCCGCGCCGGCGTCTGGATTGACCAGGATGAGAAGGGCCCGGCCCGCAAGATCGCCGCCATCGGCATCCGGGTCCACGAAGGCGTCACCATGCATGGTTTCGCTATCAACTGCAACAATGATCTGGCTCCTTACGGCCAGATCATCGCCTGCGGCATCACCGACGCCGGGGTCACCACGATCGCGCAGGAGACCGGCCGGGACGTTACCCCGGCGGACCTCGTGTCGCGGATCATCGAAGAACTGCGCAACAATGAAGAAGCCCTAGTTGCAACCCATGAAGGAGCCCCACTGTGA
- the lipA gene encoding lipoyl synthase produces MTLAPEGRKMLRIEQRNAAVPVERKPEWIKAKVQMGPEFVQLKNLVKKEGLHTVCEEAGCPNIFECWEDKEATFLIGGSECTRRCDFCQIDTGKPSPVDLFEPTKVARSVQSMQLRYATVTGVARDDLADEGVWLYAETVRKIHELNPGTGVELLIPDFSGKPEHIAAICDSKPEVFAHNVETVPRIFKRIRPAFRYERSLDVITQGRNLGMVTKSNLILGMGETRQEISEALRDLHEAGCDLITITQYLRPSERHLPVDRWVKPQEFVDLQQEADEIGFLGVMSGPLVRSSYRAGRLWATAMRKKGWEIPAELAHIESSGSTRQEASSLLAAHS; encoded by the coding sequence GTGACACTGGCACCAGAAGGCCGGAAGATGCTGCGGATCGAGCAGCGCAACGCGGCCGTCCCGGTGGAACGGAAGCCCGAGTGGATTAAGGCCAAGGTCCAGATGGGCCCGGAATTCGTCCAACTCAAAAACCTCGTGAAAAAAGAGGGCCTCCACACCGTGTGTGAAGAGGCCGGCTGCCCCAACATCTTCGAATGCTGGGAAGACAAGGAAGCGACCTTCCTGATCGGCGGCTCCGAGTGCACCCGGCGCTGCGACTTCTGCCAGATCGACACCGGAAAGCCCTCCCCCGTGGACTTGTTCGAACCCACCAAAGTGGCCCGCTCGGTGCAGTCCATGCAGCTGCGTTACGCGACCGTCACCGGTGTGGCCCGCGACGACCTCGCCGATGAGGGTGTCTGGCTTTACGCCGAAACGGTCCGCAAGATCCACGAACTGAACCCGGGCACCGGCGTCGAGCTCCTGATCCCGGACTTCTCCGGCAAACCCGAGCACATCGCCGCGATCTGCGACTCCAAACCCGAGGTATTCGCCCACAACGTCGAGACAGTGCCACGGATCTTCAAGCGGATCCGCCCGGCGTTCCGCTACGAGCGGTCCCTGGACGTCATCACGCAGGGCCGCAACCTGGGCATGGTCACCAAGTCCAACCTGATCCTCGGCATGGGCGAAACCCGGCAGGAGATCTCCGAGGCGCTGCGCGACCTGCACGAGGCCGGCTGTGACCTCATCACCATCACCCAGTACCTGCGGCCCTCCGAGCGGCACCTCCCGGTGGACCGCTGGGTCAAGCCACAGGAATTCGTTGACCTGCAGCAGGAAGCGGACGAGATCGGTTTCCTCGGCGTCATGTCCGGACCGCTAGTCCGTTCTTCCTACCGCGCAGGCCGGCTGTGGGCTACCGCGATGCGCAAGAAAGGCTGGGAAATCCCGGCCGAGCTGGCGCACATCGAAAGCTCCGGAAGCACCCGGCAGGAAGCCAGCTCGCTTCTCGCGGCGCACTCCTAG
- a CDS encoding DUF4191 domain-containing protein produces MANSPDPRTSSSSAHGASAVEPKRGLFSRKPKEAKAKKPSRLKQIRDVFQMTRRHDPMVPWLMLLAFLGVVAISFLVGFLLDNWITGLIIGIPLGVLAATLILSRRAERAAFAQIENQPGASGAALGTLRRGWITEDQPVAVNPRTQDAVFRAIGRPGVVLVSEGPSHRVKPLLDGERKRLARILPNVTIHVIESGRGEGQVPISQVAKKMGKMKNELTKTEVSTVSKRISSLGNRLPIPKGVDPYKARPDRKAARGR; encoded by the coding sequence ATGGCGAATTCCCCTGACCCCCGCACGTCCAGTTCTTCAGCCCATGGCGCTTCGGCCGTTGAGCCAAAGCGCGGCCTTTTCTCCCGCAAGCCCAAGGAAGCCAAGGCCAAGAAGCCCAGCCGGCTGAAGCAGATCCGCGACGTCTTCCAGATGACGCGCCGCCACGACCCGATGGTGCCGTGGCTCATGCTGCTCGCGTTCCTCGGCGTCGTTGCGATCAGCTTCCTGGTCGGCTTCCTGCTGGATAACTGGATCACCGGCCTGATCATCGGTATTCCGCTGGGCGTCCTGGCCGCCACCCTGATTCTGTCCCGCCGGGCCGAGCGGGCCGCGTTCGCCCAGATTGAGAACCAGCCGGGCGCCTCGGGTGCCGCGCTGGGGACCCTCCGCCGCGGCTGGATCACCGAAGACCAGCCCGTCGCCGTGAACCCGCGTACCCAGGACGCGGTCTTCCGCGCCATCGGCCGGCCCGGCGTCGTGCTCGTCAGTGAAGGCCCCAGCCACCGGGTCAAGCCCCTGCTCGATGGGGAACGCAAGCGTCTCGCTCGCATCCTGCCGAACGTCACCATCCACGTGATCGAGAGCGGCCGTGGCGAAGGCCAGGTGCCGATCAGCCAGGTCGCCAAGAAGATGGGGAAGATGAAGAACGAACTGACCAAGACCGAGGTCAGCACTGTGTCCAAGCGCATCTCCTCGCTGGGCAACCGGCTGCCGATCCCCAAAGGCGTCGACCCCTACAAGGCGCGCCCGGACCGCAAGGCCGCCCGCGGCCGCTAA
- a CDS encoding DUF3817 domain-containing protein: MKLPPKSTVIRTFRALAVAEGFSWAALLVGMFLKWVLRTTELGVEIAGPVHGAFFIGYGLAALALWRLQRWPFRVAVLAGLSAVLPFATVWFERWAGRRGYLAEQYQSRQDQAGQDGAAAPDRAGPDDYQSGQDGAAAPYRAGETARF, from the coding sequence ATGAAACTGCCCCCGAAAAGCACCGTCATCCGGACCTTCCGCGCCCTGGCCGTCGCGGAAGGATTCAGCTGGGCCGCGCTGCTCGTCGGCATGTTCCTGAAGTGGGTGCTGCGGACCACCGAACTGGGCGTGGAAATCGCCGGGCCGGTGCACGGGGCTTTCTTCATCGGCTACGGCCTCGCGGCGCTGGCCCTCTGGCGGCTGCAGCGCTGGCCGTTCCGGGTGGCAGTTCTTGCCGGCCTCTCCGCGGTCCTGCCGTTCGCCACTGTCTGGTTTGAACGCTGGGCAGGCCGGCGCGGTTACCTCGCGGAGCAGTACCAGTCGCGGCAGGACCAGGCGGGGCAGGACGGCGCAGCCGCCCCGGACCGGGCCGGCCCGGACGACTACCAGTCGGGGCAGGATGGCGCAGCCGCCCCGTACCGGGCCGGCGAGACGGCCAGATTCTAG
- a CDS encoding RDD family protein, which yields MVDRKDIGSWLSGPDTSGISKYPGERLGLPESGPGSIARAGRRILALCIDWGIALLISNFAFGGDPWANLAVFAVEQALLVGTLGYSIGHRIVGIHVIRLGGGPAGPLPGLVRSVLLCLVIPAVIFDPDHRGLHDKAMNTVLVRM from the coding sequence GTGGTTGATCGCAAAGACATAGGCTCCTGGCTCAGCGGACCGGACACCTCCGGCATCTCCAAGTACCCGGGGGAGCGGCTGGGCCTCCCGGAGTCAGGCCCCGGTTCGATCGCCCGAGCAGGCCGGCGGATACTGGCCCTGTGCATCGACTGGGGGATTGCGCTGCTGATCAGCAACTTCGCCTTCGGCGGGGACCCGTGGGCCAACTTGGCGGTGTTCGCCGTTGAGCAGGCACTGCTGGTGGGAACGCTCGGCTACAGCATCGGCCACCGGATCGTCGGCATCCACGTCATCCGGCTCGGCGGCGGGCCGGCCGGCCCGCTCCCGGGCCTGGTCCGCAGCGTCCTGCTCTGCCTGGTGATCCCGGCGGTCATCTTCGACCCGGACCACCGCGGCCTGCACGACAAGGCTATGAACACGGTGCTTGTCCGGATGTAG
- the glnA gene encoding type I glutamate--ammonia ligase produces MFKTADEVLKFIKDEDIKFVDIRFTDLPGVQQHFNVPAKSVDADFFVNGQLFDGSSIRGFQGIAESDMQLIPDVTTAFVDAFRIEKTLALNFSIVNPRTGDPYHRDPRGVAEKAEAYLASTGIADTAFFAPEAEFFVFDNVQYESSPQGSFYKIDSEEAHWNTGRKEEGGNLGYKTPVKGGYFPVSPTDKQADLRDAMCVALDDVGLEVERSHHEVGSAGQAEINYKFTTLTHAADDLQKFKYVIKNTADAWGKSVTFMPKPVFGDNGSGMHCHQSLWNGGEPLFYDEKGYAGLSDTARWYIGGLLKHSSAVLAFTNPTVNSYRRLVKGFEAPVNMVYSQGNRSAGIRIPITGSNPKAKRIEFRAPDPSSNPYLAFAAQLMAGIDGIRNRIEPPAPIDKDLYELPAEEAKDIPKAPGTLEEALEALAEDNEFLQAGGVFTQDLIDTWIEYKYENEIRPLSLRPNPYEFELYYGV; encoded by the coding sequence ATGTTCAAGACTGCGGACGAAGTCCTCAAGTTCATCAAAGACGAAGACATCAAATTCGTCGATATCCGCTTCACCGACCTGCCGGGCGTCCAGCAGCACTTCAACGTGCCCGCCAAGAGCGTTGACGCGGACTTCTTCGTCAACGGCCAGCTTTTCGACGGATCGTCGATCCGCGGCTTCCAGGGCATCGCCGAGTCGGACATGCAGCTCATCCCGGACGTCACGACGGCGTTCGTGGACGCCTTCCGCATCGAGAAGACCCTTGCGCTGAACTTCTCCATCGTGAACCCGCGCACGGGCGACCCGTACCACCGCGATCCGCGCGGCGTGGCCGAGAAGGCCGAGGCCTACCTGGCCTCGACCGGCATTGCCGACACCGCGTTCTTCGCCCCCGAGGCCGAGTTCTTCGTTTTCGACAACGTCCAGTACGAGTCCTCGCCGCAGGGCAGCTTCTACAAGATCGACTCTGAGGAAGCGCACTGGAACACCGGCCGGAAAGAGGAGGGCGGCAACCTCGGCTACAAGACCCCGGTCAAGGGCGGCTACTTCCCGGTTTCACCCACCGACAAGCAGGCGGACCTGCGCGATGCCATGTGCGTCGCGCTGGATGACGTTGGACTCGAGGTCGAGCGCAGCCACCACGAAGTTGGCTCCGCCGGCCAGGCCGAGATCAACTACAAGTTCACCACGCTGACCCACGCCGCCGATGACCTGCAGAAGTTCAAGTACGTCATCAAAAACACCGCTGACGCTTGGGGCAAGTCGGTGACCTTTATGCCGAAGCCGGTCTTCGGCGACAACGGTTCGGGCATGCACTGCCACCAGTCGCTGTGGAACGGCGGCGAGCCGCTGTTCTACGACGAGAAGGGCTACGCCGGCCTGTCCGACACCGCGCGCTGGTACATCGGTGGGCTGCTGAAGCACTCCTCCGCCGTTCTGGCCTTCACCAACCCGACGGTGAACTCCTACCGCCGCCTGGTCAAGGGCTTCGAGGCGCCGGTCAACATGGTCTACTCGCAGGGCAACCGCTCCGCCGGCATCCGCATCCCGATCACCGGGTCGAACCCGAAGGCCAAGCGCATTGAGTTCCGCGCTCCGGATCCCTCATCCAACCCGTACCTGGCGTTCGCTGCCCAGCTGATGGCCGGCATTGACGGCATCCGCAACCGCATCGAGCCGCCGGCTCCGATCGACAAGGACCTCTACGAGCTCCCCGCCGAGGAAGCCAAGGACATCCCCAAGGCCCCGGGCACGCTCGAGGAAGCCCTGGAGGCCCTGGCCGAGGACAACGAGTTCCTGCAGGCGGGCGGCGTCTTCACCCAGGACCTGATCGACACCTGGATCGAGTACAAGTACGAGAACGAGATCCGTCCGCTCTCGCTGCGGCCGAACCCGTACGAGTTCGAGCTCTACTACGGCGTCTGA
- a CDS encoding GNAT family N-acetyltransferase, giving the protein MAAHVWLIALKDLDGDARAVKLGEVAELELGEGQGRFVGDPLRMALAGLEDDSRFPYVLDANGSAVGVATLQSGAARAAGWADNDSAWLLRGFLVDRRQQGRGFGAAASAAAVREAGRLTRVLGGGQRGVVLSVNEANPAGQAAYRKAGFEDCGQYLGGDAGAQRIFYRSF; this is encoded by the coding sequence ATGGCTGCACACGTCTGGCTGATTGCTTTGAAGGACCTCGACGGCGACGCCCGGGCCGTCAAGCTGGGGGAGGTCGCCGAACTGGAACTCGGCGAAGGGCAGGGCCGGTTCGTGGGGGATCCGCTTCGGATGGCCCTGGCTGGCCTTGAGGACGACTCCCGCTTCCCCTACGTGCTCGACGCGAACGGCTCCGCCGTCGGCGTTGCGACGCTGCAGAGCGGTGCCGCCCGCGCCGCCGGCTGGGCCGACAATGATTCCGCCTGGCTGCTCCGCGGCTTCCTCGTCGACCGGCGGCAACAGGGCAGGGGCTTCGGCGCCGCGGCCTCCGCCGCGGCCGTGCGCGAGGCGGGCCGGCTGACGCGGGTGCTGGGCGGCGGCCAGCGCGGCGTCGTGCTCTCCGTCAACGAGGCCAATCCCGCCGGCCAGGCCGCCTACCGCAAAGCCGGGTTCGAGGACTGCGGGCAGTACCTGGGCGGCGACGCCGGCGCGCAGCGGATCTTCTACCGGTCGTTTTGA
- a CDS encoding amino acid ABC transporter ATP-binding protein produces MTTAVAAPNKISVRELKKSFGSNEVLKGINAEVAEGEVVCVIGPSGSGKSTFLRCLNKLEDITAGHVTVDGFDVSDPKVDINEVRRHIGMVFQHFNLFPHMTVIENIMLAPVESKKQGKAEARANALKLLDRVGLAEKADARPASLSGGQKQRVAIARALAMNPDIMLFDEATSALDPEMVGEVLQVIKDLAAEGMTMVLVTHEMGFAREVADRVLFMADGVICEEGAPEELFGNPRQQRTQDFLSKVL; encoded by the coding sequence ATGACCACGGCAGTTGCTGCACCCAACAAGATCTCTGTCCGGGAGCTGAAGAAGTCCTTCGGTTCCAATGAAGTCCTCAAGGGCATCAACGCAGAGGTGGCCGAAGGGGAGGTGGTCTGCGTGATCGGACCGTCCGGCTCCGGCAAGTCCACCTTCCTGCGCTGCCTGAACAAGCTTGAAGACATCACCGCCGGACACGTCACGGTGGACGGCTTCGACGTCAGCGACCCCAAGGTGGACATCAACGAGGTCCGCCGGCACATCGGCATGGTGTTCCAGCACTTCAACCTGTTCCCCCACATGACGGTGATCGAGAACATCATGCTGGCACCGGTGGAGTCGAAGAAGCAGGGCAAGGCCGAGGCCAGGGCCAACGCTCTGAAACTGCTGGACCGCGTCGGGCTCGCCGAGAAAGCCGACGCGCGGCCGGCGTCGCTGTCCGGCGGCCAGAAGCAGCGCGTGGCGATCGCCCGGGCGCTGGCGATGAACCCGGACATCATGCTCTTCGATGAGGCCACGTCGGCGCTGGACCCCGAAATGGTGGGCGAGGTGCTGCAGGTGATCAAGGACCTCGCCGCCGAAGGCATGACGATGGTGCTGGTCACCCACGAAATGGGCTTCGCCCGCGAAGTGGCCGACCGGGTGCTGTTCATGGCCGACGGCGTCATCTGCGAAGAGGGCGCCCCGGAGGAGCTGTTCGGCAACCCCCGGCAGCAGCGGACCCAGGACTTCCTGTCCAAGGTGCTCTAG
- a CDS encoding amino acid ABC transporter substrate-binding protein/permease: MLLGATGAAAAPADAPAGHAAAVAPAAAPSSLSGKTFVIGTDTTFAPFEFRDAGGELTGIDMDIIRQIAKSQGFAVEIKSLGFNAALQALSSNQVDGVIAGMSITEPRKQIYDFSDPYFESGVQMAVAKSNTEIKGYEDLKGKTVTAKTGSEGETFAKSIAGKYGFTVKSLDQSATMYELVKSGNAVAVFDDYPVLAYGISQNNGLKAVSEKEKGGSYGFAVNKGQNAELLKAFNTGLAELKSSGEYQKILDKYLKDPAQAAQSSFWDLLGNSFPALMKGLGNTVLVTAISFALAMVIGLFLGFFKISTSVILRGIATTFVNIFRGTPLLVWAFFFYFGIPQLTGQPIDIWVAAVLTLSLNAAAYITEIVRGSIQSVDPGQLEASRSLGLGYSKSMQKVVVPQAFKIMTPSLINQLIIMLKDSSLLLAIGFAELLYQGQQIYAGNFRITETLLIVAVLYFVVIMLLTKLANFADKRFNK, encoded by the coding sequence ATGCTTCTCGGTGCGACCGGGGCCGCCGCCGCCCCGGCAGACGCGCCCGCAGGCCACGCCGCCGCCGTCGCGCCGGCCGCCGCGCCGTCGAGCCTTTCCGGAAAAACGTTTGTCATCGGCACGGACACCACGTTCGCCCCCTTCGAGTTCCGCGACGCCGGCGGTGAACTGACCGGCATCGACATGGACATCATCCGGCAGATCGCCAAGAGCCAGGGCTTCGCCGTCGAGATCAAGTCGCTGGGGTTCAACGCCGCACTGCAGGCGCTGTCCTCCAACCAGGTGGACGGCGTGATCGCCGGCATGTCCATCACCGAGCCGCGCAAACAGATCTACGACTTCTCCGACCCGTACTTTGAATCCGGCGTCCAGATGGCCGTGGCCAAATCCAACACGGAGATCAAGGGCTACGAGGACCTCAAGGGCAAGACCGTCACCGCCAAAACCGGCAGCGAAGGTGAAACCTTCGCCAAGTCGATCGCGGGCAAGTACGGTTTCACGGTCAAGTCCCTGGACCAGTCCGCGACCATGTACGAGCTCGTGAAGTCCGGCAACGCCGTCGCCGTCTTCGATGACTACCCGGTCCTGGCGTACGGCATCAGCCAGAACAACGGCCTCAAAGCCGTTTCCGAAAAGGAAAAGGGCGGCTCCTACGGGTTCGCCGTCAACAAGGGACAAAACGCCGAACTGCTCAAGGCCTTCAACACCGGCCTGGCGGAGCTGAAGTCCAGCGGTGAGTACCAGAAGATCCTCGACAAGTACCTCAAGGACCCCGCCCAGGCTGCCCAGTCCAGCTTCTGGGACCTGTTGGGGAACAGCTTCCCGGCCCTGATGAAGGGCCTGGGCAACACCGTCCTGGTCACCGCGATCTCCTTCGCGCTGGCCATGGTGATCGGTCTTTTCCTGGGCTTCTTCAAGATCTCCACGTCCGTCATCCTCCGCGGCATCGCGACCACCTTCGTCAACATCTTCCGCGGCACCCCGCTGCTGGTTTGGGCCTTCTTCTTCTACTTCGGCATCCCGCAGCTGACCGGCCAGCCGATCGACATCTGGGTGGCGGCAGTGCTGACCCTGAGCCTGAACGCGGCGGCGTACATCACGGAAATCGTCCGCGGCTCCATCCAGTCCGTGGACCCCGGCCAGCTCGAGGCCAGCCGCAGCCTGGGCCTGGGCTACAGCAAGTCCATGCAGAAGGTGGTGGTTCCCCAGGCCTTCAAGATCATGACGCCGTCGCTGATCAACCAGCTGATCATCATGCTCAAGGACAGCTCGCTGCTGCTCGCCATCGGCTTCGCCGAACTGCTCTACCAGGGCCAGCAGATCTACGCCGGAAACTTCCGGATCACCGAAACCCTGCTGATCGTCGCGGTGCTGTACTTCGTGGTGATCATGCTGCTGACCAAGCTGGCCAACTTCGCGGATAAGAGGTTCAACAAATGA